Genomic DNA from Streptomyces sp. AM 2-1-1:
GCCGGCTCGAAGCGCATGTTGGTGAACTTGGAGACGTACGTCTCCAGCGGGACGCCGTACTGCAGACCGACCGAGACGGCGATGGAGAAGGCGTCCATCATGCCGGCGAGGGTGGAGCCCTGCTTCGACATCTTCAGGAAGACCTCGCCGAGACCGTCGTCCGGGTAGGAGTTGGCGGTCATGTAACCCTCGGCGCCACCGACCGTGAAGGAGGTGGTGATCCCCGGACGGCCCTTGGGCAGACGCTTGCGGACCGGGCGGTACTCGACGACCTTCTCGACCGCGGTGCGGATGGTCTCCTCGGCCTTGGCGGTGACCGCCGCCTTCTCCTTCTCCTTGGTCTTCGCGGAGAGGGGCTGGCCGACCTTGCAGTTGTCGCGGTAGATGGCGAGCGCCTTGACGCCCATCTTCCACGCCTCGAAGTAGACCTCTTCGACGTCCTCGACCGTGGCCGTCTCCGGCAGGTTCACGGTCTTGGAGAGCGCGCCGGAGATCCACGGCTGGATGGCCGCCATCATCCGGACGTGGCCCATGGCCGAGATGGAACGCTCGCCCATGGCGCAGTCGAAGACCTCGTAGTGCTCAGTCTTCAGGGCCGGGGCGTCGACGACGTTCCCGTTCTCCGCGATGTGGGCGACGATCGCCTCGATCTGCTCCGGCTGGTAGCCGAGGCGGCGCAGCGCCTGCGGCACGGTGCCGTTGACGATCTGCATGGAGCCGCCGCCGACCAGCTTCTTGAACTTGACCAGGGCGAGGTCGGGCTCCAGGCCGGTGGTGTCGCAGGACATCGCCAGACCGATGGTGCCGGTCGGGGCGATGACGGACGCCTGGGCGTTACGGAAACCGTTCTTCGCGCCGAGACGGATCACGTCCTGCCAGGCCTCCGTGGCCGCGGCCCAGATCGGCGAGTCCAGGTCGTCCACGTGGACGGCCTTGGTGTTGGCGTCCGCGTGCTGCTGCATGACGCGCTGGTGGGGCTCGGCGTTGCGGGCGTAGCCGTCGTACGGGCCGACGACTGCGGCGAGCTCGGCGGAGCGGCGGTAGGAGGTACCGGTCATCAGCGAGGTGATGGCGCCGGCGAGCGCGCGGCCGCCCTCGCTGTCGTACGCGTGGCCCGTCGCCATCAGCAGGGCGCCGAGGTTGGCGTAGCCGATGCCGAGCTGGCGGAAGGCGCGGGTGTTCTCGCCGATCTTCTGCGTCGGGAAGTCCGCGAAGCAGATCGAGATGTCCATCGCCGTGATGACCAGCTCGACGACCTTGGCGAAGCGCTCGGACTCGAAGGACTGGTGGCCCTCGCCGTCGTCCTTGAGGAACTTCATGAGGTTGAGCGAGGCGAGGTTGCACGAGGTGTTGTCCAGGTGCATGTACTCGCTGCACGGGTTCGAGCCGTTGATGCGCCCGGACTCCGGGCACGTGTGCCAGGCGTTGATGGTGTCGTCGTACTGGATGCCCGGGTCGGCACAGGCCCAGGCGGCCTCGGCCATCTTGCGGAAGAGGGACTTCGCCTCGACCTCTTCGATGACCTCGCCGGTCATGCGGGCGCGCAGGCCGAAC
This window encodes:
- a CDS encoding vitamin B12-dependent ribonucleotide reductase produces the protein MTETTSGPARNSRTKGIKPSKGLRIERIHTTPGVHPYDEVAWESRDVVMTNWRDGSINFEQRGVEFPDFWSVNAVNIVTSKYFRGAVGTPQRETGLRQLIDRIVTTYRRAGEEHQYFASPADAEIFEHELAYALLHQVFSFNSPVWFNVGTPQPQQVSACFILSVDDSMESILDWYKEEGMIFKGGSGAGLNLSRIRSSKELLSSGGNASGPVSFMRGADASAGTIKSGGATRRAAKMVILDVDHPDIENFIETKVKEEEKIRALRDAGFDMDLGGDDITSVQYQNANNSVRVNDEFMKAVEAGGKFGLRARMTGEVIEEVEAKSLFRKMAEAAWACADPGIQYDDTINAWHTCPESGRINGSNPCSEYMHLDNTSCNLASLNLMKFLKDDGEGHQSFESERFAKVVELVITAMDISICFADFPTQKIGENTRAFRQLGIGYANLGALLMATGHAYDSEGGRALAGAITSLMTGTSYRRSAELAAVVGPYDGYARNAEPHQRVMQQHADANTKAVHVDDLDSPIWAAATEAWQDVIRLGAKNGFRNAQASVIAPTGTIGLAMSCDTTGLEPDLALVKFKKLVGGGSMQIVNGTVPQALRRLGYQPEQIEAIVAHIAENGNVVDAPALKTEHYEVFDCAMGERSISAMGHVRMMAAIQPWISGALSKTVNLPETATVEDVEEVYFEAWKMGVKALAIYRDNCKVGQPLSAKTKEKEKAAVTAKAEETIRTAVEKVVEYRPVRKRLPKGRPGITTSFTVGGAEGYMTANSYPDDGLGEVFLKMSKQGSTLAGMMDAFSIAVSVGLQYGVPLETYVSKFTNMRFEPAGMTDDPDVRMAQSIVDYIFRRLALDFLPFETRSALGIHSAEERQRHLDTGSYEPSEEDDVDTEALAQSAPLHVEPLKAVAAPVQAAEKPAPRTAHTSAELVEMQLGISADAPLCFSCGTKMQRAGSCYICEGCGSTSGCS